In Candidatus Rokuibacteriota bacterium, one DNA window encodes the following:
- the nuoK gene encoding NADH-quinone oxidoreductase subunit NuoK: protein MVPESHYVALSVVLFVTGVVGVLVRRNPLVIFMSIELMLNAANLALVAFGQRHGTAQGQALVFFVMCVAAAEVAVGLAIIVSIFRMRRRLSVDELSLMRW from the coding sequence ATGGTGCCCGAGTCGCACTACGTGGCGCTCTCGGTGGTGCTCTTCGTCACCGGCGTGGTGGGCGTGCTGGTCCGGCGCAACCCACTGGTGATCTTCATGTCCATCGAGCTGATGCTCAACGCGGCGAACCTGGCCCTGGTGGCCTTCGGCCAGCGCCACGGCACGGCGCAGGGGCAGGCGCTGGTATTCTTCGTCATGTGCGTCGCGGCCGCCGAGGTGGCGGTGGGGCTGGCGATCATCGTCTCGATCTTCCGGATGCGCCGCCGCCTCTCGGTGGACGAGCTGAGCCTGATGCGCTGGTAG
- the pdhA gene encoding pyruvate dehydrogenase (acetyl-transferring) E1 component subunit alpha, with product MALVRRFEEKAGEMYALGKIGGFLHLYIGQEAVAVGAISTLRPDDYVVSSYREHGHCLAKGSDPRRVMAELFGRRDGLSRGKGGSMHLFDKSVNFLGGHGIVGAHLPLAAGAAFAINYQGGDQVVLCFFGDGAVPAGEFHEAMNLVALWNLPVVYICENNRYAMGTAIHRALAQTEIWRFAETYGIPGEAVDGMDVLAVRECVGRAVERARREKTPALIEARTYRFRGHSMRDPAGAVYRTREEVEREKLREPIALLRARCLKDGVLSEADLAAVEREAADIVDAAVAFAEASPAPPDEWLLTDVYKD from the coding sequence ATGGCGCTGGTCCGCCGGTTCGAGGAGAAGGCGGGGGAGATGTACGCCCTCGGAAAGATCGGCGGCTTCCTCCACCTCTACATCGGCCAGGAGGCGGTGGCGGTGGGGGCGATCTCGACCCTGCGTCCGGACGATTACGTGGTGTCCTCCTACCGCGAGCACGGCCATTGCCTTGCGAAGGGGTCGGATCCCCGCCGCGTCATGGCCGAGCTCTTCGGGCGCCGCGACGGCCTCAGCCGAGGCAAGGGCGGCTCCATGCACCTGTTCGACAAGAGCGTCAACTTCCTCGGCGGCCACGGCATCGTGGGCGCGCACCTGCCGCTGGCCGCGGGCGCCGCCTTCGCCATCAACTACCAGGGTGGGGATCAGGTCGTGCTCTGCTTCTTCGGCGACGGCGCGGTCCCCGCGGGGGAGTTCCACGAGGCCATGAACCTGGTCGCCCTCTGGAACCTCCCCGTCGTCTACATCTGCGAGAACAACCGCTACGCGATGGGCACGGCGATCCACCGGGCGCTGGCCCAGACGGAGATCTGGCGCTTCGCCGAGACGTACGGTATCCCTGGGGAGGCGGTGGACGGCATGGACGTGCTGGCCGTCCGCGAGTGCGTGGGACGCGCGGTGGAGCGCGCGCGGCGCGAAAAGACGCCGGCCCTGATCGAGGCGCGCACCTACCGCTTCCGCGGCCACTCCATGCGCGACCCGGCAGGCGCCGTCTACCGCACCCGCGAGGAGGTGGAGCGGGAGAAGCTGCGCGAGCCCATCGCGCTCCTCAGGGCCCGCTGCCTCAAGGACGGGGTGCTCTCCGAGGCCGATCTCGCGGCTGTCGAGCGCGAGGCCGCCGACATCGTGGACGCCGCCGTGGCGTTCGCCGAGGCCTCCCCGGCGCCGCCGGACGAGTGGCTCCTCACCGACGTCTACAAGGACTGA
- a CDS encoding pyruvate dehydrogenase complex E1 component subunit beta has protein sequence MAIMTYREALNLALREEMRRDPRVFVMGEEVGLYEGAYKVTQGLLKEFGEKRVVDTPICESGFTGVGVGAAMLGLRPVVEMMTFNFAILALDQIVNTAAKMLYMSGGQYSVPLVVRGPGGPAAQLAAQHSQSMETYFYHVPGLKVVRPSTPADAKGLLKSAIRDDNPVIFIEAETLYAVKGEVPEDPEFTVPLGQAVVRRAGTDVTVVAYMGMMYRALEVAGELAGAGISVELVDPRTLRPMDTQTIVASVRKTHRAVVIEAGAGFAGMGSEIASFITEQAFDDLDAPVERVTGQNAPMPYARNLELLKTPSKAKIAAAIRKVCEA, from the coding sequence GTGGCCATCATGACCTACCGCGAGGCCCTGAACCTGGCGCTCCGCGAGGAGATGCGCCGCGATCCCCGCGTGTTCGTCATGGGGGAGGAAGTGGGCCTCTACGAGGGGGCCTACAAGGTGACGCAGGGCCTCCTCAAGGAGTTCGGCGAGAAGCGGGTCGTCGACACGCCCATCTGCGAGTCGGGCTTCACCGGTGTCGGCGTCGGCGCCGCCATGCTGGGGCTGCGTCCCGTCGTCGAGATGATGACGTTCAACTTCGCCATCCTGGCCCTCGATCAGATCGTCAACACGGCGGCCAAGATGCTCTACATGTCGGGCGGGCAGTACAGCGTCCCCCTCGTCGTGCGAGGGCCCGGGGGGCCGGCGGCGCAGCTCGCCGCCCAGCATTCCCAGAGCATGGAGACCTACTTCTACCACGTGCCCGGGCTCAAGGTGGTGCGGCCCAGCACGCCGGCCGACGCCAAGGGGCTGCTCAAGTCCGCCATCCGGGACGACAACCCCGTGATCTTCATCGAGGCCGAGACGCTCTACGCCGTCAAGGGCGAGGTGCCGGAGGATCCGGAGTTCACCGTGCCGCTGGGGCAGGCCGTGGTCAGGCGGGCGGGGACGGATGTGACCGTCGTCGCCTACATGGGCATGATGTACCGGGCTCTGGAGGTTGCCGGGGAGCTGGCCGGGGCGGGCATCTCGGTGGAGCTGGTGGACCCACGCACGCTGCGCCCCATGGATACGCAGACCATCGTCGCCTCGGTCAGGAAGACCCACAGGGCGGTGGTGATCGAGGCCGGCGCGGGCTTCGCCGGCATGGGGTCGGAGATCGCCTCCTTCATCACGGAGCAGGCGTTCGATGATCTCGACGCGCCCGTCGAGCGGGTCACCGGCCAGAATGCCCCGATGCCCTACGCCCGCAACCTCGAGCTGCTCAAGACTCCCTCGAAGGCCAAGATCGCGGCGGCCATCCGAAAGGTCTGTGAGGCATGA